TCGCCGCGGAAATGGGCGTCACCGCGAAGTACGTGTCCAAGATCTTCAAGGAGAAGACGGGCACGAATCTGACGGATTACCTCAGCGAGGTGCGCATCCGGGAAGCGAAAGCGATGCTGGTCGAGACCGATCTAAAAATATCCGAAATCGGGGAATGCGTCGGCATCCCCAGCCGGGCGACCTTTTTTCGCCTGTTCAAGAAGAGCGAAGGCGTGTCGCCGCACGATTACCGGAAACGGCTGGCCGCTGAGCCCGATGAGAAGGCGAATTGAGACAAAGCGGATAAATGAAACATGGAATCCCCGGGCGGAAAGGTGAGACATCGAAGGGGATTTTGATTATTTCGCTGCCGGCAGGACCCGGTTATGCTGTGACCAAGGAGGAATGCCCATGAGCCTGCCCGTCTTGGAATCGGCCGTTCAGCCGCAGAAGGGGATCCGCAGAAGGAAAGTCATGCTGGCCCTGGCTCGCAACAGTTATTTGTATGCCATGTTTGCGCTGCCGGCTCTGTATTTTATCGTCTTTCATTATGTCCCGATGTTCGGCAATCTGATCGCCTTTGAGGATTATAACGTCGTGCAGGGCTTCTTTCACAGTGATTGGGTAGGGCTGAAATTTTTCCGCGAGTTCATGACCGACCCTTATTTCTGGAAGCTGGTGCGCAATACGCTGCTGCTCAGCGTGTACACGATCCTGTTTTCCTTTCCGGCCCCGGTTATCTTTGCCCTGCTGCTCAACGAGCTGAGGCTGTCGCTGTTCAAACGATTCGTGCAATCGGTCACCTATCTGCCGCACTTCCTGTCCACGGTCGTCGTGGCCGGCATGCTGGTGAACTTCCTTTCGATTGACGGCCTGTTCAATCAGCTCATCCAGTTCTTCGGCGGTCAGAAGATCCAGTTCCTGAATGAAGCGGGATGGTTTCGGACGATCTATGTCGGCTCGGAGATCTGGCAGGGAACCGGATGGGGCACGATCATCTATTTGGCCGCGCTGACCGCTATCGACCCGCAGCTCTACGAAGCGGCCCGCATGGACGGGGCCGGGCGCCTGCGGCAGATGTGGAGCGTGACACTGCCCGGGATGGCGCCGGTCATCATTATTTTGCTGCTGCTGAACCTGGGCCACATCATGTCGGTCGGCTTCGAGAAGATTTTGCTGCTTTACACGGGCTCCACGTACGAGACGGCGGACGTGATCCAGACCTATGTCTACCGTAGGGGGCTGCTCGATGCGGACCTGAGCTACGCCACAGCGGTCAGCATTTTCCAATCGGTCCTGGCCTTCGTGCTGGTTGTCCTCGCCAACCAGGTCGCCCGCAAAGTCAGCGACACCAGTTTATGGTAAGGAGGCGAAGCGATGCCGGGCAAAAAATTCGATGCCTTTACGTTGTTCAATGTCCTGATCATGCTGGCCGCGATCGTCGTAACGCTGTACCCGCTCTATTACATGGCGATCGTCTCCATCAGCGACGGCAATGAGGTGATGCGCGGCAGTATCGGCTGGTTTCCGAAGGGCGTCAATTTCAAGGCCTACCAAATTATTTTCGCCGATCCGTCGATCGTGCGCGCGTACGCGAACACGTTTCTGTATACTGCCGTCGGCACGACGATCAATCTGCTCCTGACGGCGTTGTGCGCCTACCCGCTGTCGCGAAAAACGTTCTACGGGCGCAATCTGTTCACGCTGCTGATCGTCTTCACGATGTTTTTCGACGGCGGGCTCATTCCCCGCTACCTGGTCGTCAATTCGATCGGCATGATGAATACGATCTGGGCGATCGTGCTGCCGCCGGCTATCAACGTCTGGTACATGGTGATGATGCGGA
This genomic window from Paenibacillus humicola contains:
- a CDS encoding carbohydrate ABC transporter permease, with amino-acid sequence MPGKKFDAFTLFNVLIMLAAIVVTLYPLYYMAIVSISDGNEVMRGSIGWFPKGVNFKAYQIIFADPSIVRAYANTFLYTAVGTTINLLLTALCAYPLSRKTFYGRNLFTLLIVFTMFFDGGLIPRYLVVNSIGMMNTIWAIVLPPAINVWYMVMMRTFFQSIPGELHESAYMDGAHDGKVFLRVVLPLSLPIMATMVLFYAVWHWNSFFPALIYLNDKAWYPLQIILRNIVVEGDMAQQSNALGGDLGTLVIANNIKYGVVIVAVLPILLVYPFLQKYFVKGAMVGSLKG
- a CDS encoding ABC transporter permease → MSLPVLESAVQPQKGIRRRKVMLALARNSYLYAMFALPALYFIVFHYVPMFGNLIAFEDYNVVQGFFHSDWVGLKFFREFMTDPYFWKLVRNTLLLSVYTILFSFPAPVIFALLLNELRLSLFKRFVQSVTYLPHFLSTVVVAGMLVNFLSIDGLFNQLIQFFGGQKIQFLNEAGWFRTIYVGSEIWQGTGWGTIIYLAALTAIDPQLYEAARMDGAGRLRQMWSVTLPGMAPVIIILLLLNLGHIMSVGFEKILLLYTGSTYETADVIQTYVYRRGLLDADLSYATAVSIFQSVLAFVLVVLANQVARKVSDTSLW